A genomic region of Pseudoalteromonas rubra contains the following coding sequences:
- a CDS encoding chorismate mutase: MTQDTLDALRKDINEIDSELLILLAKRRRLSHSVLEYKITNNKPIRDEARELALLEKLINYGKSLGLDPFYINNVFQVILEDSVLNQQAMLQKSLNPESLSDTHKVAYLGGQGSYSQLACHKYFSRRPGTLVELGCQTFLDITQSVEKGQADYGILPIENTSSGSINEVFDLLQHAQVSIIGEVTHSVEHCLLAQEGTTLKDINKIFAHHQPFAQCSRFLEGLGDLTQEACDSTSSALKLAADTPNSAAIGSAQAGKGFGLEVLKTGLANQAENHSRFIVVARQPLQVSTQIPTKTSLIMATKQKVGSLADALMVFKEHNINMTKLESRPVPGNPWEEVFYVDLQANVADKLVQSALESLKEHTQFVRILGCYQSESLQAVEVV, encoded by the coding sequence ATGACACAAGATACTTTGGATGCTCTGCGTAAAGACATCAACGAAATTGACTCTGAGCTGCTTATCCTGCTGGCAAAACGCCGCAGACTAAGCCACAGCGTATTGGAATATAAGATCACCAATAACAAACCAATCCGAGACGAAGCCCGCGAGCTCGCGCTACTGGAAAAGCTCATCAACTATGGTAAATCACTAGGCCTGGACCCTTTTTATATCAACAATGTTTTTCAGGTTATCCTGGAAGATTCAGTATTGAATCAACAAGCGATGCTACAAAAAAGCCTGAACCCGGAGTCGTTAAGCGATACACATAAAGTGGCTTACCTTGGCGGACAAGGATCATACAGCCAGCTTGCCTGCCATAAATATTTTAGCCGCCGCCCGGGTACCCTGGTCGAACTTGGATGCCAGACATTTTTAGATATCACCCAGTCTGTCGAAAAAGGTCAGGCTGATTACGGTATTTTACCCATTGAAAACACCAGCTCTGGCAGTATCAATGAAGTCTTTGATTTACTCCAGCACGCTCAGGTTTCGATTATTGGCGAGGTGACGCACAGTGTAGAGCATTGTTTGTTGGCGCAAGAAGGCACAACCCTCAAAGACATCAACAAAATCTTTGCACATCACCAACCCTTCGCGCAATGCAGTCGCTTCCTGGAAGGGCTTGGCGACCTGACGCAAGAAGCCTGCGACTCCACCTCCAGTGCGCTTAAACTGGCAGCCGATACCCCGAATAGTGCCGCGATTGGCTCAGCTCAGGCCGGGAAAGGGTTCGGTCTTGAAGTGTTGAAAACGGGCCTCGCGAACCAGGCTGAGAATCACAGCCGCTTTATTGTCGTTGCACGTCAGCCACTGCAAGTATCGACACAGATCCCGACCAAAACCAGCCTGATCATGGCAACCAAGCAAAAAGTCGGCTCACTTGCCGACGCCCTGATGGTATTCAAAGAGCACAACATTAATATGACTAAGCTGGAATCGCGTCCAGTGCCGGGTAACCCCTGGGAAGAAGTGTTTTACGTTGACCTACAGGCCAATGTCGCTGATAAGCTGGTGCAAAGCGCCCTTGAATCGCTAAAAGAGCATACTCAGTTTGTGCGTATTCTGGGCTGTTATCAAAGTGAATCTTTGCAGGCTGTCGAAGTTGTATAA
- the tyrA gene encoding bifunctional chorismate mutase/prephenate dehydrogenase, with product MSQTSELSLLREKIDACDSALVDLLAQRRELTEQVGKIKQASGAPLHVPQREASLIEARRAQAERKGVNPDLVEDILRRMMREAYENQQSELACAAPQLSPVVIVGGAGAMGQLFARQLQRSGYEVRVLDKAQQADQASILADARLVLLSVPINALEQVIQGLPPLPDECILADITSVKQAPLQAMMKKHSGPVVGLHPMFGPDISHWVKQTVVVCDGRGSEVYQGLLEQLQIWGCHLANMAAKKHDQAMQIIQVMRHLTTFVYGQFLARQCHTLEELRSCSSPIYQLELMMVGRLFAQSGELYTDIMLAQFDEVEGLLASYQDTFEQTLTRLQAGDKAALMAAFEEAKGYFSDSAQTFLRQSRGLLNKANDAKVIS from the coding sequence ATGAGTCAAACATCTGAACTATCCTTGCTCAGGGAGAAAATTGACGCGTGTGACAGCGCGTTAGTTGACCTGCTCGCGCAGCGGCGTGAGTTAACTGAACAGGTGGGGAAAATTAAACAAGCCTCCGGGGCACCACTGCATGTGCCGCAACGAGAAGCGAGTCTGATTGAGGCCCGGCGAGCACAGGCTGAGCGCAAAGGGGTAAACCCGGATCTGGTTGAAGATATTCTGCGTCGTATGATGCGCGAGGCTTATGAAAATCAGCAAAGTGAATTGGCATGTGCAGCACCGCAATTGTCCCCTGTGGTGATTGTGGGTGGCGCGGGTGCGATGGGCCAACTTTTTGCTCGCCAGTTGCAACGCTCTGGGTATGAAGTACGGGTGCTCGATAAGGCACAGCAGGCCGATCAGGCAAGCATTCTAGCAGACGCCAGATTGGTATTGTTAAGCGTGCCCATTAATGCCTTAGAGCAAGTGATCCAGGGCCTGCCACCACTGCCTGATGAATGTATACTCGCTGATATTACATCGGTTAAACAAGCCCCGCTACAGGCAATGATGAAAAAGCACTCCGGGCCTGTGGTCGGATTACACCCTATGTTTGGTCCGGACATTTCACATTGGGTTAAACAGACGGTCGTAGTGTGCGACGGGCGAGGTAGTGAAGTTTACCAGGGGCTGCTTGAGCAATTACAGATCTGGGGCTGTCATTTGGCGAACATGGCGGCTAAAAAACACGATCAGGCGATGCAGATCATTCAGGTTATGCGCCACCTGACAACCTTTGTATATGGCCAGTTTTTGGCCCGGCAATGTCATACACTGGAAGAGCTAAGAAGCTGCTCATCGCCAATTTATCAGTTAGAACTCATGATGGTCGGTCGTTTGTTCGCGCAATCGGGAGAGCTCTATACCGACATTATGCTGGCTCAATTTGACGAGGTAGAAGGGTTGCTCGCGAGCTATCAGGATACGTTTGAGCAGACCCTGACCAGGCTTCAGGCCGGGGATAAAGCCGCCTTAATGGCCGCGTTTGAAGAAGCGAAGGGATATTTTTCGGACAGTGCCCAAACCTTTTTGCGCCAAAGCCGTGGTTTGCTGAACAAGGCTAACGACGCTAAGGTCATTTCATAA
- the rplS gene encoding 50S ribosomal protein L19 → MAKVNQNIIKALEEEQLKKDVPAFAPGDTVVVQVRVKEGNKERLQAFEGVVIAKRNRGLHSAFTVRKISNGEGVERVFQTHSPLISSIAVKRRGAVRRAKIYYLRERSGKSARIKEKLN, encoded by the coding sequence ATGGCAAAAGTAAACCAAAATATTATTAAAGCGCTTGAAGAAGAGCAGCTTAAAAAAGACGTACCTGCATTCGCCCCAGGCGATACAGTTGTTGTTCAGGTTCGTGTAAAAGAAGGTAACAAAGAGCGTCTACAGGCCTTTGAAGGTGTTGTAATCGCTAAGCGTAACCGTGGTCTTCACTCTGCATTCACAGTTCGTAAAATCTCGAACGGTGAAGGTGTAGAGCGTGTATTCCAAACGCACAGCCCTCTTATCAGCAGCATTGCTGTGAAGCGTCGTGGTGCAGTACGTCGCGCGAAGATCTACTATCTGCGTGAGCGTTCTGGTAAGTCTGCACGTATTAAAGAAAAACTTAACTAA
- the trmD gene encoding tRNA (guanosine(37)-N1)-methyltransferase TrmD — protein MSEQQKLWVGVISLFPEMFDAVTQQGVTGRAVKNGLIDFHCWNPRDYALDKHRTVDDRPYGGGPGMLMMVEPLKQAILDAKQAAGEGAKVIYMSPQGRKLDQQGAAELAQSEKLILVAGRYEGIDERIIESYVDEEWSIGDFILSGGELPAMTLIDAVARLVPGVLGHNQSAEQDSFSDGLLDCPHYTRPETLDGKQVPAVLLSGNHQAIAEWRLKQSLGRTWLRRPDLLRNLALTEEQVRLLAEFQQEHEACG, from the coding sequence ATGAGTGAACAGCAAAAACTATGGGTTGGAGTGATTTCACTCTTTCCTGAAATGTTTGACGCGGTAACTCAGCAAGGTGTAACCGGTCGGGCCGTAAAAAATGGGCTGATCGACTTTCACTGCTGGAACCCGAGAGACTATGCGCTAGATAAGCACAGAACCGTTGATGACCGACCTTATGGTGGTGGTCCGGGGATGTTGATGATGGTCGAGCCTCTCAAGCAAGCTATCCTTGACGCCAAACAGGCAGCAGGGGAGGGCGCTAAAGTAATTTATATGTCTCCACAAGGGCGGAAGTTAGATCAACAAGGTGCGGCCGAGCTGGCTCAATCCGAAAAGTTGATTTTAGTCGCTGGTCGCTACGAAGGTATAGACGAGCGGATCATCGAGTCGTATGTCGACGAAGAATGGTCTATCGGGGATTTTATTTTAAGTGGGGGTGAACTGCCTGCCATGACATTGATCGACGCAGTTGCGCGATTGGTGCCTGGTGTGCTGGGACACAACCAGTCTGCAGAACAAGATTCGTTTTCAGACGGCTTATTAGATTGTCCACACTATACTCGGCCAGAAACGTTGGATGGAAAACAGGTGCCTGCTGTATTACTCAGTGGAAACCACCAAGCGATAGCCGAGTGGCGCTTAAAGCAGTCACTGGGAAGAACTTGGTTACGCCGTCCAGACTTGTTGCGTAACCTAGCTCTGACTGAGGAGCAAGTACGTTTGCTTGCTGAATTTCAGCAAGAACATGAAGCTTGTGGCTAG
- the rimM gene encoding ribosome maturation factor RimM (Essential for efficient processing of 16S rRNA) → MSQEKTSTIVVGKLGAPYGIKGWLKVHSFTDDPQGIFDFSPWLIGQQGKWQTLEVSDWRRHSKGFIAKFANINDRDEAMALTNAEISVDVEQLPELPEGEFYWRDLIGMTVVTTKGYNLGHVDDLMETGSNDVLVVKANKKDAFGQAERLIPFLTDSVVIEVKHEEREITVDWDPAF, encoded by the coding sequence ATGAGTCAAGAAAAAACCTCGACAATCGTTGTTGGTAAACTTGGTGCTCCTTATGGCATCAAAGGTTGGCTTAAGGTGCATTCATTTACTGATGATCCCCAAGGGATCTTCGATTTCAGCCCATGGTTGATAGGTCAACAAGGTAAATGGCAAACCCTTGAAGTGAGCGACTGGCGTCGACATAGCAAGGGCTTTATCGCTAAGTTTGCAAACATCAACGACAGAGACGAAGCAATGGCATTGACCAATGCAGAAATCTCAGTGGATGTAGAGCAGCTTCCCGAATTACCAGAAGGGGAGTTTTATTGGCGAGATCTCATCGGTATGACAGTCGTTACGACAAAAGGGTATAACCTGGGTCATGTTGATGACTTGATGGAGACAGGGTCAAATGACGTTTTGGTTGTGAAAGCAAACAAAAAAGATGCATTTGGTCAGGCTGAGCGTTTAATTCCATTCCTGACAGATTCTGTTGTGATTGAGGTTAAACACGAAGAAAGAGAAATTACTGTAGACTGGGATCCGGCATTTTAA
- the rpsP gene encoding 30S ribosomal protein S16: MVTIRLQRGGAKKRPFYQIVVADSRFSRDGRFIEKVGFFNPIAAGQEEKLRLDLARVDHWVGQGAGLSDRVAKLVKDARKAA; this comes from the coding sequence ATGGTAACTATTCGTTTGCAACGTGGCGGCGCTAAAAAGCGTCCATTCTATCAAATCGTGGTTGCGGATAGCCGTTTCTCGCGTGACGGTCGTTTCATCGAGAAAGTAGGTTTCTTTAACCCAATCGCTGCTGGTCAAGAAGAAAAGCTTCGTCTAGACCTTGCCCGTGTTGATCACTGGGTAGGTCAGGGCGCTGGTCTTTCTGATCGCGTAGCTAAACTGGTTAAAGACGCTCGTAAAGCGGCTTAA
- a CDS encoding TonB-dependent hemoglobin/transferrin/lactoferrin family receptor, whose translation MTLKHSSIALGIVAALLGTTDVKADEFEKSAEVIVVSGSRIAQKLSDVTGSVSVVTEQALDQEVSIDLATALRYQTGMTTQGNAGSAQAITVRGVGGNRIVYIKDGRRLNDAYQGGQGLLIGRGYLDVEGVRQIEIAKGAASSLYGSDALGGIVVISTKSPTDYLAGSTRYAHLSAGYHGASDEQSLSGVFATRLGEHAISAQLTRREGEQTQNYDESLPNYDYTATAAVLKGELALDTQSSLLVTLDYYKQKTDQVLAIQRNETAEINDSLAVSALYKSSAATKLFDSLEAQVYLSDYEQTSDQVRTGADRTGPYVDNNDYRFEQTIIGTRLVLDKQLNLSNVQHQLVYGFDVDRYETQRPRYKSRRTLQGDLVKDREAQKAFPGADTTLLGIFVQDNVALIPDTLTVNAGLRLDSYRMTPKDNVLYTEGAFGKINETALSPKLGVVYSITEQLNLIGQYARGFKIPPHDQAYQNHGVEPFYQIMPNSDLDPESSDSLELGLKGHFDNSQFSVAVFHSTFDDFIANQLIRTEPTFIPNVSKQVFQYQNIEEVKIKGIEASMTLWLDDQIALDSGLTYLHGKNAQTDEYIESLSPLNGFVKARYDSDNWSLTTALRAASNMDKVPSDTNIKTSGWATVDVFADYQWHNWKVNMGVFNLLDKEYVQYERVAGSALDTDLSQYTMPGRHLAAKVKVTF comes from the coding sequence ATGACTCTAAAGCACAGCAGTATTGCGCTTGGTATAGTGGCGGCGCTTCTTGGTACAACCGATGTAAAGGCCGATGAATTTGAAAAGTCCGCTGAGGTGATTGTCGTTAGTGGTTCGCGGATCGCGCAAAAGCTATCGGATGTGACTGGCAGCGTCAGCGTGGTGACAGAGCAGGCTCTGGATCAGGAAGTCAGTATTGACCTGGCAACGGCGCTTCGGTATCAGACCGGCATGACCACGCAAGGCAATGCCGGTAGTGCTCAGGCAATCACTGTACGCGGAGTTGGCGGTAATCGGATCGTATATATTAAAGATGGTCGTCGTCTCAATGATGCATACCAAGGGGGTCAGGGGCTGTTGATTGGGCGTGGCTATCTGGATGTAGAAGGTGTCAGACAAATTGAAATCGCCAAAGGGGCTGCCTCTTCATTATATGGCTCCGACGCACTGGGTGGCATTGTTGTCATATCCACTAAGTCGCCCACCGACTACCTGGCAGGCAGCACACGTTATGCGCACCTGAGCGCTGGCTATCATGGTGCCAGTGACGAGCAGAGTCTCAGTGGTGTATTCGCAACGCGTCTGGGTGAACATGCGATTTCAGCCCAATTAACCCGCCGTGAGGGCGAGCAGACACAAAACTATGACGAATCTCTTCCGAACTACGACTACACTGCGACTGCTGCGGTGCTCAAAGGTGAGCTCGCGCTGGATACGCAGTCCAGTTTATTGGTCACGCTGGACTACTATAAACAGAAAACCGATCAGGTGCTGGCAATACAACGCAATGAAACGGCTGAGATTAATGATAGCCTGGCGGTGTCGGCGCTATATAAAAGCAGTGCAGCAACTAAGCTGTTCGATAGTCTTGAAGCGCAGGTTTACCTCAGTGATTATGAACAAACAAGTGATCAAGTCCGCACAGGTGCAGATCGCACCGGGCCCTACGTGGATAACAATGACTACCGGTTTGAGCAAACCATTATTGGCACCCGCCTGGTACTCGACAAGCAGCTTAACCTGAGCAATGTACAGCATCAGCTGGTGTATGGCTTCGATGTTGATCGTTATGAAACGCAGCGTCCTCGTTATAAATCACGGCGCACGTTGCAAGGCGACCTGGTGAAAGATCGCGAAGCGCAAAAAGCTTTTCCCGGTGCTGATACAACGCTGCTGGGGATATTTGTGCAGGATAATGTAGCGTTGATCCCCGATACACTGACGGTGAATGCCGGGCTGCGTCTCGACAGCTACCGGATGACGCCAAAAGACAATGTACTATACACAGAAGGCGCATTTGGAAAAATCAATGAAACCGCGTTGTCGCCTAAGCTGGGGGTTGTGTACAGCATCACGGAGCAGCTGAATCTGATTGGCCAATATGCAAGGGGCTTTAAGATCCCGCCACATGACCAGGCTTACCAGAACCATGGCGTTGAGCCATTTTACCAGATCATGCCTAATTCAGACCTGGATCCGGAATCCAGTGACAGCCTTGAGCTTGGCTTAAAGGGGCACTTTGATAACAGCCAGTTTTCAGTGGCTGTATTTCACTCGACTTTCGATGATTTTATTGCCAATCAGCTGATCCGCACTGAGCCCACCTTTATTCCAAACGTCAGTAAGCAGGTATTCCAGTATCAAAATATTGAGGAAGTTAAAATCAAAGGGATTGAAGCCAGCATGACTCTGTGGCTGGATGATCAGATTGCCTTAGACAGTGGCCTGACTTATCTGCATGGGAAAAACGCACAAACCGATGAATATATAGAGTCTTTGAGCCCGCTCAACGGGTTTGTTAAAGCGCGGTACGACTCTGACAACTGGTCGTTAACCACTGCGCTGCGTGCTGCGAGCAACATGGACAAAGTCCCTTCCGATACGAACATTAAAACATCAGGTTGGGCGACTGTAGATGTGTTTGCTGACTATCAATGGCACAACTGGAAAGTGAATATGGGCGTGTTTAACTTGCTGGACAAAGAATATGTGCAGTACGAGCGTGTTGCGGGCAGTGCCTTAGACACGGACTTGTCTCAGTACACCATGCCTGGGCGACATCTGGCGGCCAAGGTAAAAGTGACTTTCTGA
- a CDS encoding heme/hemin ABC transporter substrate-binding protein: MRKCVFLILVLTISQPLLAAQRIVVAGGSLTDIVFALGAGENVVAVDTSSTSPVDATKLPKVGYYRDLAAEGVLSQHPELILALEGSGRPEVLTQLRSTGVQLNLYDKPKTISELFNLIGQLGRDLNRQSQAQRLITGLKKTLPVKAPATSLSALFILSAGDRGVTVAGPETVPDLLFGYTGIRNLATAPGYKPFNREAMLVSAPDFLVAPSHVVYSLGGPEQFCQQSALALLPAAQQCKLLVMDSLMSMGMTTRLPEAIAQLATYRENSAL, from the coding sequence ATGCGTAAATGTGTATTTTTAATCTTGGTACTGACAATCAGTCAGCCACTGCTTGCCGCGCAACGGATCGTCGTCGCTGGCGGTTCATTGACGGACATCGTATTTGCTTTGGGGGCCGGAGAGAACGTCGTAGCTGTTGACACCTCCAGCACGTCACCAGTTGATGCAACTAAATTACCTAAAGTTGGTTATTACCGGGATCTGGCCGCTGAGGGCGTGCTGTCACAGCACCCGGAACTGATCCTGGCATTAGAAGGCAGTGGCCGACCCGAAGTATTAACCCAGTTACGCAGCACCGGGGTACAGCTGAACCTGTATGACAAACCGAAAACTATCAGCGAACTGTTCAACCTGATAGGTCAGCTTGGCCGAGATCTGAACCGCCAAAGTCAGGCACAACGGCTAATCACCGGCCTCAAAAAAACCTTACCAGTCAAAGCACCAGCCACATCACTCAGTGCCCTGTTTATCCTGTCTGCCGGCGATCGGGGTGTGACCGTGGCAGGCCCAGAAACAGTACCCGACCTCTTATTTGGCTATACAGGGATACGTAACCTGGCAACAGCACCCGGATATAAGCCCTTTAATCGCGAAGCGATGCTGGTCAGCGCCCCTGATTTTCTGGTTGCACCCAGTCATGTTGTCTACAGCCTCGGTGGACCCGAGCAATTTTGTCAGCAAAGTGCGCTGGCATTGTTACCAGCCGCACAGCAATGCAAACTGTTAGTCATGGACTCACTGATGTCGATGGGCATGACGACGCGTCTGCCTGAGGCGATTGCACAACTTGCGACATATCGTGAAAACTCAGCGCTATGA
- a CDS encoding FecCD family ABC transporter permease: MSQTFAILTARHHAVWLWLCGATLIALAWLSLSSGPVGWDWRIPLAVFLPDSAIEGISELHMTVVTQIRLPRLLLALLVGCVLACSGAASQALCRNPLADPSLMGVTGGAAVAAIAVIALSPKVAFINEAMVAPAAFLGALAITSLLYRIASHNGQIQITVLLLAGVAINAVAMALIGLFSFFADDTSLRLMTYWQMGALAGASWSAMQYGAPLILICVVMLFMRRKQINALMLGERDARHLGVNVRRLKNEVIFLMALGVGGAVAMSGMIGFIGLLVPHLARLLVGPDLRRMLPLSMLLGCVVLLIADWLARLVVAPSELPIGVITALFGSPFFVYLLIQQKRGAHA, from the coding sequence ATGAGTCAGACTTTTGCGATTTTAACTGCGCGTCATCACGCTGTCTGGCTGTGGTTATGCGGCGCCACACTTATTGCACTGGCCTGGCTGTCTCTGAGTAGTGGGCCGGTTGGCTGGGACTGGCGCATCCCGCTGGCGGTCTTCCTCCCTGACTCGGCAATAGAAGGGATCAGTGAATTACACATGACCGTCGTTACCCAAATCCGTCTGCCAAGGTTACTGCTGGCATTGCTGGTAGGGTGTGTCCTGGCCTGTAGTGGTGCAGCCAGTCAGGCGTTATGCCGCAATCCCCTGGCAGATCCGAGTTTGATGGGAGTCACCGGCGGTGCGGCTGTTGCTGCTATAGCAGTCATTGCACTATCACCCAAGGTTGCTTTTATCAACGAAGCCATGGTCGCACCGGCTGCCTTTCTGGGCGCCCTGGCTATCACTTCTTTGTTGTATCGTATAGCCAGTCATAATGGTCAGATCCAGATCACTGTATTACTGCTTGCCGGGGTGGCAATCAATGCCGTTGCCATGGCCCTGATAGGATTGTTCAGTTTTTTTGCCGATGACACGTCTTTGCGCCTGATGACATACTGGCAGATGGGTGCTCTGGCGGGAGCAAGCTGGTCTGCCATGCAATATGGTGCGCCCCTTATCCTTATTTGCGTCGTGATGCTGTTCATGCGTCGCAAGCAGATCAATGCCCTGATGCTGGGAGAGCGGGATGCAAGACATCTTGGCGTGAATGTCCGTCGGTTAAAAAACGAAGTGATTTTTCTGATGGCACTGGGCGTTGGTGGCGCCGTTGCCATGTCCGGCATGATTGGCTTCATTGGATTGCTGGTACCTCACCTGGCACGCCTGCTGGTCGGCCCGGACCTGCGGCGTATGCTGCCTTTGAGCATGTTACTGGGTTGTGTAGTATTACTCATCGCAGACTGGCTGGCCCGCCTGGTTGTTGCACCTTCAGAGCTACCAATTGGCGTGATCACCGCCCTGTTTGGCAGTCCATTTTTTGTGTATTTACTGATACAACAAAAGCGAGGTGCCCATGCTTGA
- a CDS encoding heme ABC transporter ATP-binding protein → MLECLNLTVTRGGKPVLTDLSLTLETGQFIVLLGENGAGKSTLLSAICDDISYQGTILWHGEPLNRRDALTLATERAVLLQHNRVNFAFNTTELIAMGRYPYQESTAEQARVVDELITQLALEKLAGRDVTQLSGGEFQRAQFARCLAQLNAHDPATQNKLMLLDEPTSALDLHHQHRVLSTAQRFARQGNTVIAVLHDLNLASLYADRILLLDQGQIRSDGTPQDVLRLDVLQPIYQTGMQINLHPGYNIPMIFSEPLTGAPNA, encoded by the coding sequence ATGCTTGAATGTCTTAACCTGACAGTTACCCGTGGCGGCAAGCCGGTACTAACTGACTTGTCACTAACGCTTGAAACAGGCCAGTTCATTGTGCTGCTGGGAGAAAATGGCGCCGGAAAATCGACTTTGCTCAGTGCAATTTGTGATGATATTTCTTACCAGGGCACGATCTTATGGCACGGCGAACCGCTCAACAGGCGCGATGCACTCACTCTGGCCACTGAGCGCGCAGTCTTGTTGCAACATAACCGGGTCAATTTTGCTTTTAATACTACCGAGCTTATCGCCATGGGCCGCTACCCTTATCAGGAAAGCACTGCGGAACAGGCTCGGGTCGTTGATGAACTCATCACACAACTGGCACTAGAAAAGCTCGCCGGACGCGACGTGACCCAATTGTCCGGTGGCGAATTTCAACGCGCCCAGTTTGCCCGCTGTCTGGCCCAACTGAATGCGCATGACCCGGCCACCCAAAACAAGCTGATGCTGCTGGATGAGCCCACTTCCGCACTCGATTTACACCATCAACACCGAGTGCTGAGTACCGCACAACGCTTTGCCCGGCAGGGCAATACCGTGATTGCGGTATTGCATGATTTAAACCTGGCTTCGTTGTATGCTGACCGGATACTCTTGTTAGATCAAGGCCAGATCCGCAGTGACGGCACACCACAAGACGTACTCAGGCTGGATGTATTACAACCCATTTACCAAACAGGCATGCAGATTAACCTGCATCCCGGATATAATATACCTATGATATTCTCAGAACCGCTAACAGGAGCTCCCAATGCGTGA
- a CDS encoding HugZ family protein, protein MREQAVFEARQLLRHSTVCVMSTLSKNLAGYPFGSVTPFMSDDQGRLIFYIAGIAQHSRNLTEDSRVCATIFDAAQSGDQNEHARVTIVGDATPVPDEEAAELLLRYERHFPEAISYRQAHDFKLWRMEIKRVRYIAGFGQIFWLEAEEWAQPAANWDLASEAHMVKHMNDDHQDANQLILKLVHNIDAAEVTMTTILNEGCYFRANDKSYYVPFEARCEDATAVRKALVRLTKAARAQFDEAVES, encoded by the coding sequence ATGCGTGAACAAGCTGTTTTTGAAGCGCGCCAGCTACTCAGACATTCTACCGTCTGTGTCATGTCAACACTGTCTAAAAACCTGGCGGGCTACCCTTTTGGCTCGGTCACGCCATTTATGAGTGACGATCAGGGTCGGCTGATTTTTTACATTGCTGGCATTGCACAGCATTCTCGAAACCTGACAGAAGACAGCCGAGTCTGCGCGACAATTTTTGATGCTGCACAAAGTGGCGATCAAAATGAACATGCTCGTGTCACTATCGTCGGCGACGCAACCCCGGTTCCGGATGAGGAAGCAGCCGAGCTACTGCTACGCTATGAGCGCCACTTTCCCGAAGCCATCAGCTACCGACAGGCACACGATTTCAAATTGTGGCGCATGGAAATTAAACGCGTGCGTTATATCGCTGGCTTTGGGCAGATTTTCTGGTTAGAGGCAGAAGAATGGGCACAGCCTGCTGCGAATTGGGATCTGGCCAGTGAAGCACACATGGTCAAGCACATGAATGACGATCATCAGGATGCCAATCAGTTGATCCTCAAGCTGGTGCATAATATTGATGCCGCAGAGGTGACTATGACGACGATCCTCAATGAAGGCTGCTATTTCAGAGCAAATGACAAGTCTTATTACGTCCCTTTCGAAGCGCGCTGTGAAGACGCCACGGCAGTGCGTAAAGCGCTGGTGCGCCTTACCAAAGCCGCCCGCGCACAATTTGATGAAGCCGTAGAAAGCTGA